One window of the Streptomyces asoensis genome contains the following:
- a CDS encoding DHA2 family efflux MFS transporter permease subunit — protein MALTEQTKEDAPSPPRASGPALVTMAAAITGGFLALLDTTIVNVSLHETTARFGSIGQVQWVVTTYLMALAATMPATGWLATRFGVRRVFAAAILLFALGSAACAASQSLPELIAARGVAGAAAGVLTPVSTILLTSGVPREQLGRVQSLNGSVMLISPLLGPTIGGLLVGAGGWSAVYLVNVPLCAGLLYVTLRRVPADPPREGAAKPLDVIGLVSSAACTVCTVLAVHEFSDHALDGGAAFLVPLALAVASGAVFVVRELRAAHPLLDVRLFAHRVYRTAAINIFCLGFVLYSPMMLIPLYFETARGETAVTTGLLMSTGGLGVVTAAWLCRVLMKRLGGGGTVVVGITLTMVATVPLTTLSSDTSYVLLCTSLVVRGLGTGLTIVPAMTRAFQSIRPQSIPDASSQLNLIQRIGGTVALAVVTVVLEQAARQRHGLVPGAFAHSFTWVLGIYTVTLLPALALLLADRKEARAGAVHA, from the coding sequence ATGGCACTGACCGAACAGACCAAAGAGGACGCGCCGAGCCCTCCGCGGGCCTCCGGCCCCGCTCTCGTCACGATGGCCGCCGCCATCACCGGCGGCTTCCTCGCCCTGCTCGACACCACCATCGTCAACGTGTCCCTGCACGAGACCACGGCCAGGTTCGGCTCCATCGGCCAGGTCCAGTGGGTGGTGACCACCTATCTGATGGCGCTGGCCGCCACCATGCCGGCCACCGGCTGGCTGGCCACCCGGTTCGGCGTACGGCGCGTCTTCGCCGCCGCGATCCTTCTGTTCGCGCTCGGCTCGGCGGCCTGCGCGGCCAGCCAGAGCCTGCCCGAGCTGATCGCCGCCCGCGGGGTCGCCGGCGCCGCCGCCGGTGTGCTCACCCCTGTGTCGACGATCCTGCTCACCAGCGGTGTGCCCCGCGAACAGCTGGGCCGGGTGCAGTCGTTGAACGGCAGCGTCATGCTGATCAGCCCGCTGCTGGGCCCGACGATCGGCGGCCTCCTGGTCGGGGCCGGGGGATGGTCCGCGGTGTATCTCGTCAACGTCCCGCTCTGCGCCGGCCTGCTCTACGTCACCCTGCGCCGGGTCCCCGCGGACCCCCCGAGGGAGGGTGCCGCCAAGCCGCTGGACGTGATCGGCCTGGTGTCCTCCGCCGCCTGCACCGTGTGCACCGTACTGGCCGTGCACGAGTTCTCCGACCACGCCCTCGACGGGGGTGCGGCCTTCCTGGTCCCGCTGGCCCTCGCCGTGGCGAGCGGTGCCGTGTTCGTCGTACGGGAGCTGCGCGCGGCCCACCCGCTGCTCGACGTGCGGCTGTTCGCCCACCGCGTCTACCGGACGGCCGCGATCAACATCTTCTGCCTGGGCTTCGTCCTCTACTCGCCGATGATGCTCATCCCGCTCTACTTCGAGACCGCCCGCGGCGAGACGGCCGTGACGACCGGTCTGCTGATGTCCACGGGCGGCCTCGGCGTGGTCACCGCGGCCTGGCTGTGCCGGGTGCTGATGAAGCGGCTGGGCGGTGGCGGCACCGTCGTCGTCGGCATCACCCTGACGATGGTGGCGACCGTGCCGCTGACCACGCTGTCCTCGGACACGTCGTACGTGCTGCTGTGCACGAGCCTCGTGGTGCGGGGCCTGGGCACGGGACTGACGATCGTGCCGGCGATGACCCGGGCCTTCCAGTCGATCCGCCCGCAGTCCATCCCGGACGCCTCCTCCCAGCTGAACCTGATCCAGCGGATCGGCGGCACGGTGGCCCTCGCCGTGGTCACGGTGGTCCTGGAGCAGGCGGCCCGGCAGCGCCACGGGCTGGTGCCCGGCGCCTTCGCCCACTCCTTCACCTGGGTCCTCGGGATCTACACCGTCACC